One segment of Pseudomonas asgharzadehiana DNA contains the following:
- a CDS encoding ABC transporter permease, translating into MSRAEAGPASLYHRVVVTLLFVILVLPLVGTFVYSIASSWSATILPAGFTLKWYVQLWSDPRFLMAFGQSLLVCVGALILSVVLILPLLFVVHYHFPKLDALMNILILLPFAVPPVVSSVGLLQLYGSGPLAMVGTPWILIGCYFTVALPFMYRAITNNLQAINLRDLMDASQLLGASTWQAAIFVVLPNLRKGLMVALLLSFSFLFGEFVFANILVGTRYETLQVYLNNMRNSSGHFTSAVVISYFFFVLVLTWAANTLNKDKSQ; encoded by the coding sequence ATGTCTCGCGCTGAAGCCGGCCCGGCCTCCCTCTACCACCGGGTGGTGGTGACGCTGTTGTTTGTGATCCTGGTGTTGCCGCTGGTAGGCACCTTTGTCTACTCCATCGCCAGCAGTTGGTCGGCGACCATTCTACCGGCGGGCTTTACCCTGAAATGGTATGTGCAACTGTGGAGCGACCCGCGCTTCTTGATGGCCTTCGGTCAGTCATTGCTGGTGTGCGTGGGCGCGCTGATCCTGTCGGTGGTGCTGATTCTGCCGCTGTTGTTCGTGGTGCATTACCACTTCCCCAAGCTCGACGCGCTGATGAACATTCTGATCCTGCTGCCCTTCGCGGTGCCGCCGGTGGTGTCGTCGGTGGGCCTGCTGCAACTCTACGGTTCAGGCCCCTTGGCGATGGTGGGCACGCCGTGGATCCTGATCGGTTGCTACTTCACCGTGGCGCTGCCGTTCATGTACCGGGCGATCACCAACAACCTGCAAGCGATCAACCTGCGCGACCTGATGGACGCCTCGCAACTGCTGGGCGCGAGCACCTGGCAAGCGGCGATCTTCGTCGTGCTGCCCAACCTGCGCAAAGGCCTGATGGTGGCGCTGCTGCTGTCGTTCTCGTTCCTGTTCGGTGAGTTCGTGTTCGCCAACATTTTGGTGGGTACCCGCTACGAGACCCTGCAGGTGTACCTCAACAACATGCGCAACAGCAGCGGCCACTTCACCAGTGCCGTGGTCATTTCCTATTTCTTCTTTGTGCTGGTGCTGACCTGGGCCGCCAATACCTTGAACAAGGACAAAAGCCAATGA
- a CDS encoding ABC transporter permease, translating to MTRGKWLALLCLVPFALFFIVFEIAPLVWVLINSLQTEEAGWSLENFTRIFSSKFYLQAIQFSLEISFYSSIFGIIIATLGSYSLRRVDSPLRNFVTAFANMTSNFAGVPLAFAFIILLGFNGSITIMLKQAGIIQDFNLYSKTGLIILYTYFQIPLGVLLLYPAFDALREDWRESASLLGANGWQFWRHIGLPVLTPALLGTFVILLANALGAYATVYALTTGNFNVLPIRIAGLVSGDVSLDPNMASALAVVLVALMTVVTVVHQLLLKRSYHVSR from the coding sequence ATGACTCGCGGCAAATGGCTGGCGCTGCTCTGCCTGGTGCCTTTCGCGCTGTTCTTTATCGTGTTCGAAATCGCACCGCTGGTATGGGTGCTGATCAACAGCCTGCAAACCGAAGAGGCCGGCTGGAGCCTGGAAAACTTCACGCGCATCTTCAGCTCGAAGTTCTACCTGCAAGCGATCCAGTTCAGCCTGGAGATCAGCTTTTACTCCAGCATCTTCGGCATCATCATCGCCACCCTCGGCAGTTATTCGTTGCGCCGTGTGGATTCGCCGCTGCGCAACTTCGTCACCGCCTTCGCCAACATGACCAGCAATTTCGCCGGCGTACCCCTGGCCTTCGCGTTCATCATTTTGCTGGGATTCAACGGCAGCATCACCATCATGCTCAAACAGGCGGGGATCATTCAGGATTTCAACCTGTACTCCAAGACGGGCCTGATCATTCTCTACACCTACTTCCAGATCCCCCTCGGCGTACTGCTGCTGTATCCGGCGTTCGATGCATTGCGCGAAGACTGGCGTGAGTCGGCGTCCCTGCTCGGCGCCAATGGCTGGCAGTTCTGGCGGCATATCGGCTTACCGGTGCTGACGCCCGCGCTGCTGGGTACTTTCGTGATTCTGCTGGCCAACGCCCTGGGCGCCTACGCCACCGTGTATGCATTGACCACCGGCAACTTCAACGTGCTGCCGATTCGTATTGCGGGGCTGGTTTCCGGCGATGTATCGCTGGACCCGAACATGGCCAGCGCGCTGGCCGTGGTGCTGGTGGCGCTGATGACGGTGGTCACGGTGGTTCATCAACTGCTGCTCAAGAGGAGCTACCATGTCTCGCGCTGA
- a CDS encoding alkaline phosphatase family protein, which translates to MKHPVILVVLDGLNFEVARHTMGHLQAYVGAGRAALYTLECELPSLSRPLYECILTGVPPIQSGIVHNNVSRLSNQRSIFHYATDAGLTTAAAAYHWVSELYNRTPFLAARDRHTDDKALAIQHGHFYWNDHYPDSHLFADAESLRLKHAPDLLVVHPMNIDDAGHKHGLDTAQYRNSARSADIILADYLQGWLDVGYQVLVTADHGMNNDRSHNGLLPEEREVPLFVLGDAFSLDTKAAPKQTDLCGTICQLLGVPHDKAVCRELLK; encoded by the coding sequence ATGAAACACCCAGTCATCCTTGTCGTGCTCGACGGCCTTAACTTCGAGGTTGCCAGGCATACCATGGGGCACTTGCAGGCCTATGTCGGCGCAGGACGCGCAGCCCTCTACACACTGGAATGTGAATTGCCCTCGCTGTCGCGCCCGCTATACGAATGCATCCTGACCGGCGTGCCACCGATCCAGAGCGGCATCGTGCATAACAACGTCTCGCGCCTGTCCAACCAGCGCAGTATTTTCCATTACGCCACCGACGCGGGTCTTACCACGGCGGCAGCGGCTTACCATTGGGTCAGCGAGTTGTACAACCGCACGCCCTTTCTCGCCGCCCGTGATCGTCATACCGACGACAAGGCGCTGGCGATCCAGCACGGACATTTCTACTGGAATGACCACTACCCGGATTCCCACCTGTTCGCCGACGCCGAAAGCCTGCGGCTCAAGCACGCGCCGGACTTGCTGGTGGTGCACCCGATGAACATCGACGACGCCGGCCACAAGCACGGCCTCGACACCGCGCAATACCGCAACAGTGCCCGCTCGGCCGACATCATCCTGGCCGATTACCTGCAAGGCTGGCTCGACGTCGGCTACCAAGTGCTGGTGACCGCAGACCACGGCATGAACAACGACCGCTCCCACAACGGCCTGTTGCCGGAGGAGCGCGAAGTGCCGCTGTTTGTGCTCGGCGATGCTTTCAGCCTGGATACCAAGGCCGCACCCAAACAGACCGATCTGTGCGGCACCATCTGCCAACTATTGGGCGTGCCCCACGACAAAGCTGTGTGCCGGGAGCTATTGAAGTGA
- a CDS encoding ABC transporter substrate-binding protein encodes MKQLFLASLLGSTIAMCTAAMAADTDLKTLEAAAKAEGAVNSVGMPDDWANWKGTWEDLAKNYGLKHMDTDMSSAQEIAKFKAEKDNASADIGDVGAAFGPIAVKQEVTQPYKPSTWASVPDWAKDKDGHWALAYTGTIAFIVNKKLLHGSDVPTSWADLQTGKYKVSVGDVSTAAQASNAVLAAAIANKGDEKNIAPGLQFFTKIAQQGRLGLSNPTIATMEKGEVEVGIVWDFNGLSYKAKMANPDDYVVLIPSDGSVKSGYTTIINKHAKHPNAAKLTREYIFSDAGQLNLAKGNARPIRAETDLKLPAEIAKNLIPGEQYTKANPQPIKDADAWEATSKKLPQLWNEQVIVEMK; translated from the coding sequence CACTGTTAGGCTCGACCATTGCCATGTGCACCGCCGCCATGGCTGCTGATACCGATCTAAAAACCTTGGAAGCCGCCGCGAAAGCGGAAGGCGCCGTCAACAGCGTCGGCATGCCCGATGACTGGGCCAATTGGAAAGGCACCTGGGAAGACCTGGCCAAGAACTACGGCCTCAAGCACATGGATACCGACATGAGCTCGGCCCAGGAAATCGCCAAGTTCAAAGCCGAGAAAGACAACGCCAGCGCTGATATCGGCGACGTCGGCGCAGCCTTCGGCCCGATTGCGGTAAAGCAGGAAGTCACCCAGCCGTACAAGCCTTCCACTTGGGCTTCGGTACCGGATTGGGCAAAAGACAAAGACGGCCACTGGGCCCTGGCCTACACCGGCACCATCGCGTTTATCGTCAACAAGAAACTGCTGCATGGTTCCGACGTACCAACCAGTTGGGCGGACCTGCAAACCGGCAAGTACAAAGTATCCGTGGGTGACGTAAGCACCGCGGCCCAGGCGTCCAACGCTGTACTGGCTGCCGCCATTGCCAACAAAGGCGACGAGAAAAACATCGCCCCCGGCCTGCAGTTTTTTACCAAGATCGCTCAGCAAGGTCGCCTCGGCCTGTCCAACCCCACCATCGCCACCATGGAAAAAGGCGAAGTCGAAGTGGGCATTGTCTGGGACTTCAACGGCCTGAGCTACAAAGCCAAGATGGCCAACCCGGATGACTACGTGGTGTTGATCCCGTCTGACGGCTCGGTGAAATCCGGCTACACCACCATCATCAACAAACACGCCAAGCACCCGAACGCGGCCAAGCTGACCCGCGAGTACATCTTCAGCGATGCCGGCCAGCTCAACCTGGCCAAGGGCAATGCGCGTCCGATACGTGCCGAAACCGACCTGAAACTGCCGGCCGAAATCGCCAAGAACCTGATCCCGGGCGAGCAGTACACCAAGGCCAACCCGCAGCCGATCAAGGATGCCGATGCCTGGGAAGCGACGTCCAAAAAACTGCCTCAATTGTGGAACGAGCAGGTCATCGTAGAGATGAAGTAA